From one Humulus lupulus chromosome 8, drHumLupu1.1, whole genome shotgun sequence genomic stretch:
- the LOC133798702 gene encoding retinoblastoma-related protein, producing MAESNPSDSNPSANVNANHNAARFRFDDFCKNNGFALDATTCTEAMKLFEETKDLIQTNASAIGGGTPEEAERFWFVFILYSVKRLSNKDEGEVKHGSEDGGITLWQILRAAKLNIVDFFKELPQFVDKAGPVISDLYGTDWENRLEAKELQTNFVFLNVLSKFYKRAYLELFITSGANMDNQLIMTSDANMDKQSTVGNHTGYLSEYHRFGWLMFLAFRSHVLSRFVDLVTCTNCLVAILAILVIHVPVRFRNFDIHDFPKLVKKEKKGVDLLASLSNIHNASEDELKRRIEEANTLITKILRKKPCLASESESETLKNIIPDGLIYFDDLMDASFSSNLDILEKNYNDAIWNKCGLDERVFVNEDDSVLGSGSLSAGSMTMSGVKRKFDSMSSPTKTITSPLSPHRSPASHSNHTLGGANSKIAATPVSTAMTTAKWLRTVISPLPAKPSLELERFLVSCDKDVTNDVVRRAHIILEAIFPSSALGDRCVTGNLQTPNLINKIWAEERRLEALKLYYRVLEAMCRAEAQILHATNLTSLLTNERFHRCMLACSAELVLATRKTATMLFPAVLERTGITAFDLSKVIESFIRHEESLPRELRRHLNSLEERLLESMVWEKGSSMYNSLTVARPALSAEINRLCLLAEPMPSLDAIAVHINFSSGAVPPIPSLQKQETSPGNNGDMRSPKRLSTDYRSVLVERNTFTSPVKDRFLALNNLKSKLPPPLQSAFASPTRPNPGGGGETCAETGINVFFSKINKLAAVRISGMVERLQLSQQIRENVYCLFQQILSQRTSLFFNRHIDQIILCCFYGVAKISQLRLTFREIIYNYRKQPQCKPQVLRSVFVDCPATRRNGRSAQDHVDIITFYNETFIPAVKPLLVELGPAAANTRANRAPDVNNNNDAQCPGSPKVSPFPSLPDMSPKKVSAAHNVYVSPLRSSKMDALISHSSKSYYACVGESTHAYQSPSKDLTAINNRLNGNRKIRGILNFDDVDVGLVSDSMVASSLYLQNGSSASSSGAPLKTEQPDF from the exons ATGGCCGAATCCAACCCTTCCGATTCCAATCCCAGTGCCAACGTCAATGCCAATCACAATGCCGCTCGCTTTCGCTTCGATGATTTCTGCAAG AATAATGGCTTTGCTTTGGATGCGACCACTTGCACGGAAGCCATGAAACTTTTTGAAGAAACTAAGGATCTCATACAGACGAACGCATCTGCAATTGGCGGTGGAACG CCTGAAGAAGCAGAACGCTTCTGGTTTGTCTTTATTTTGTACTCGGTGAAGAGGTTAAGTAATAAGGACGAAGGTGAAGTGAAACATGGCTCTGAGGATGGTGGGATTACGTTATGGCAGATTTTGAGAGCTGCGAAGCTCAA CATTGTCGATTTTTTCAAAGAGCTTCCTCAATTTGTTGACAAGGCTGGTCCAGTAATAAGTGATCTTTATGGCACGGATTGGGAAAACAGACTTGAG GCCAAGGAGTTGCAGACcaattttgtgttcttgaacgTTCTAAGCAA GTTCTATAAGCGAGCATACCTGGAACTATTTATTACAAGTGGTGCAAATATGGATAACCAGTTGATAATGACAAGTGATGCAAATATGGATAAGCAATCAACTGTTGGCAATCACACTGGTTATCTGTCAGAGTACCATCGTTTTGGATGGTTGATGTTCTTGGCTTTTCGTTCACATGTGCTCAGCCGCTTCGTAGACCTAGTGACTTGCACAAATTGTTTGGTTGCTATATTG GCCATACTAGTTATTCATGTCCCTGTTCGCTTCAGGAACTTTGACATCCATGACTTTCCAAAATTAG ttaaaaaggaaaagaaaggtgTTGATTTGCTTGCATCACTCAGCAACATTCATAACGCCTCAGAAGATGAATTAAAAAGGAGAATAGAAGAGGCCAATACTCTGATAACTAAAATATTGAGGAAGAAGCCCTGTTTGGCATCTGAAAGTGAAAGCGAAACTCTGAAGAACATCATTCCAG ATGGTTTGATCTATTTTGATGATCTGATGGATGCATCGTTTTCATCAAATTTggatattttagaaaaaaattataatgatgctatctgGAATAAGTGTGGACTGGATGAGAGGGTGTTTGTTAATGAGGATGACAGCGTTCTTGGTTCAGGGAGTTTATCTGCAGGTTCTATGACTATGTCCGGTGTTAAG AGGAAATTTGATTCAATGTCATCTCCAACAAAGACGATTACAAGTCCACTCTCTCCGCATCGTTCTCCTGCATCTCACTCTAACCACACTCTTGGGGGTGCTAATTCAAAGATAGCTGCTACGCCAGTGAGTACTGCAATGACAACGGCCAAGTGGCTTCGGACTGTCATTTCTCCATTACCGGCAAAACCCTCACTAGAGCTGGAACGCTTCCTGGTATCATGTGATAAGGATGTTACTAATGACGTGGTACGTAGGGCACACATAATACTAGAGGCCATATTTCCTAGCAGTGCACTAGGGGATCGATGTGTGACAGGAAATCTTCAAACTCCCAATCTTattaacaaaatttgggcagaaGAACGAAGATTAGAAGCACTCAAACTATATTACAGGGTTTTGGAAGCAATGTGTAGAGCAGAGGCTCAAATTTTGCATGCAACTAATTTAACCTCCTTATTAACCAATGAGAGGTTTCATAGATGCATGCTTGCCTGCTCTGCAGAATTAGTTCTTGCTACACGTAAGACTGCCACAATGCTGTTTCCTGCAGTGCTGGAGAGGACTGGTATTACAGCTTTTGATCTTAGCAAGGTGATAGAGAGTTTCATTCGGCATGAGGAGTCTCTCCCAAGAGAATTGAGACGTCATTTAAATTCCTTGGAAGAACGACTTTTGGAGAGCATGGTTTGGGAAAAGGGCTCCTCAATGTACAATTCTTTGACAGTTGCAAGACCTGCCCTCTCTGCAGAAATAAATCGCCTTTGCTTATTAGCAGAACCAATGCCATCTTTGGATGCAATTGCTGTGCATATAAACTTCTCTTCTGGAGCAGTTCCTCCCATACCTTCTTTACAGAAACAAGAGACTTCGCCAG GTAACAATGGTGATATGAGATCTCCAAAGAGACTGTCCACAGATTATCGAAGTGTACTAGTCGAAAGGAATACATTTACATCACCAGTAAAAGATCGTTTTCTAGCATTAAATAACCTTAAATCTAAGCTTCCTCCTCCTTTGCAGTCTGCATTTGCAAG TCCAACACGGCCAAATCCAGGTGGTGGAGGAGAAACTTGTGCAGAGACTGGAATAAATGTTTTCTTCAGTAAG ATAAATAAGTTAGCTGCTGTCAGAATCAGTGGTATGGTCGAAAGGCTTCAACTATCTCAGCAGATTAGGGAGAATGTCTACTGTCTCTTCCAACAAATACTCAGTCAGCGGACATCTCTCTTTTTCAACCGCCATATTGACCAGATAATCCTCTGTTGTTTCTATGGAGTTGCAAAG ATTTCTCAGCTGAGGCTCACCTTCAGGGAAATAATTTACAACTACAGGAAACAACCACAATGTAAACCCCAAGTTCTTCGGAGTGTTTTTGTTGATTGTCCAGCAACACGCCGCAACGGG AGATCTGCTCAAGATCATGTGGATATAATTACGTTTTACAATGAAACTTTCATTCCTGCTGTAAAACCTCTACTGGTTGAGCTTGGTCCTGCTGCGGCAAATACAAGAGCCAACAGAGCTCCTGATGTTAATAATAACAATGATG CTCAATGTCCTGGATCTCCTAAGGTGTCTCCATTCCCAAGTCTCCCTGATATGTCCCCAAAGAAAGTGTCTGCAGCACATAATGTATATGTGTCGCCATTGCGGTCTTCCAAG